Proteins encoded in a region of the Carassius gibelio isolate Cgi1373 ecotype wild population from Czech Republic chromosome B5, carGib1.2-hapl.c, whole genome shotgun sequence genome:
- the LOC127958777 gene encoding YTH domain-containing protein 1 isoform X2, with amino-acid sequence MSADRRDEKDGELNVLEDILTDAPDQDDELYNPESEHDINEKKGSKRKHERRDSQDAKRLRASGHTTRQPLKRATPSSGSKKTSNLGGRHGSEDLYEDRKSHAGRAGASRADLSKGYGEKGLSRSRDSQRRIKPLLPELTEKMQRTSEDSTGRASHSSREEEAHSEEYATGSSVASSEGNCSDVEEEGAMQEEGEEKEGEEEEEEEEEEEEGDEEEEEYELEEEDPRERNEENDYDTRSEASDSQSESVSFSEGESVHSASGSEASGSEKKHEKLSSSVRAVRKDQTSKLKYILREARFFLIKSNNHENVSLAKAKGVWSTLPVNEKKLNAAFRSARSVLLIFSVRESGKFQGFARLSSESQHGGSPIHWVLPAGINAKMLGGVFKIDWICRRELPFTKTAHLSNSWNEHKPVKIGRDGQEIETDCGTQLCMLFPPDESIDLYQVIHKMRHKKGMHSEHRSRGRLPHREPVPRDMGRRRPEEYDMHNRKRPRIDYTPEFPQRPGFMQDPRNPPVDRRFSGVRRDVFLNGSYNDYMREFHHSIGPPPPWQGMAPYPGMEHPPQHPYYQHHPPPPQAHPPYSGHHPMPHDARFREKRVVRSFASSLHDYDMRVDDFLRRTQAVVSGRRSRPRERDRQRERDRPRDGRRDRERERGRERDRERERIRDREREKERGRYRR; translated from the exons ATGTCTGCCGACAGGAGAGATGAGAAAG ATGGGGAACTGAATGTGCTGGAAGACATTTTGACTGATGCTCCTGACCAGGACGATGAGCTCTACAACCCTGAAAGTGAACACGATATTAATGAGAAAAAAG GGTCTAAAAGAAAGCACGAACGAAGAGACAGCCAGGATGCAAAGCGGCTCAGAGCTTCAGGACACACTACCAGACAGCCATTAAAGAGAGCTACCCCTTCTTCTGGATCAAAAAAGACAAGCAATCTCGGAGGAAGACATGGATCAGAAGACCTCTATGAAGATAGAAAGAGCCATGCTGGAAGGGCGGGTGCATCTCGGGCTGATTTATCAAAAGGATATGGTGAAAAGGGCCTGTCCCGCAGCAGAGACTCCCAGAGACGGATCAAGCCCCTGCTCCCTGAGCTGACAGAG AAGATGCAGAGGACTAGTGAGGACAGTACAGGCAGGGCAAGTCACTCCTCCAGAGAGGAAGAGGCTCATTCAGAAGAATATGCAACTGGCAGCTCTGTGGCTTCCTCTGAGGGCAACTGCTCGGATGTTGAAGAGGAAGGAGCCATGCAGGAGGAAGGAGAAGAGaaggaaggagaagaagaagaggaggaggaggaggaagaagaggaaggggatgaagaagaggaggagtaTGAACTGGAGGAGGAGGACCCACGGGAGAGAAATGAAGAGAATGACTACGATACTCGAAGTGAAGCCAGTGATTCCCAGTCTGAGTCTGTGTCCTTCTCGGAGGGAGAGTCTGTGCATTCAGCCTCAGGCTCAGAGGCGTCAG GGTCTGAAAAGAAACATGAGAAACTGTCCTCTTCTGTCAGAGCTGTGAGGAAGG ATCAAACCAGCAAGCTGAAGTATATCCTGAGAGAGGCCAGGTTTTTTCTAATCAAGAGCAACAATCATGAGAACGTCTCCCTGGCTAAAGCAAAG GGTGTTTGGTCCACTTTGCCTGTAAATGAGAAAAAACTCAATGCAGCTTTCCGCTCTGCTCGAAGTGTTTTGCTAATCTTTTCAGTTAGGGAGAGTGGAAAGTTTCAAG gttTTGCTCGACTCTCGTCTGAATCTCAACATGGAGGTTCTCCTATCCACTGGGTTCTACCCGCAGGCATCAATGCCAAGATGCTTGGAGGAGTCTTCAAGATTGACTGGATTTGCAG GCGGGAATTACCTTTCACAAAAACAGCTCACCTCTCCAACTCATGGAATGAGCACAAGCCTGTAAAGATTGGACGTGATGGACAG GAGATCGAAACAGACTGCGGGACACAGCTGTGCATGCTCTTCCCACCTGATGAGAGCATTGACTTGTATCAAGTCATTCACAAAATGCGGCACAAGAAGGGGATGCACTCAGAGCATCGATCTCGGGGCCGACTACCCCACAGAGAGCCTGTCCCTCGGGACATGGGAAG GCGTCGTCCAGAGGAATATGACATGCACAACCGCAAGCGGCCCAGGATTGATTACACACCAGAATTCCCCCAGAGACCAG GTTTTATGCAAGACCCTCGCAATCCACCTGTGGACAg GCGCTTCTCTGGTGTTAGGAGAGATGTGTTCCTCAACGGA TCCTACAATGACTATATGAGAGAATTCCACCACAGCATTGGGCCCCCACCACCATGGCAAGGAATG GCCCCATACCCTGGAATGGAGCATCCTCCCCAGCACCCGTACTACCAGCATCATCCTCCTCCACCCCAGGCCCACCCTCCTTACTCCGGACACCATCCCATGCCCCACGATGCCCGCTTCAGAGAAAAGAGGGTTGTTCGCTCTTTTGCATCCAGTTTG CATGACTATGACATGCGAGTGGATGATTTCCTGAGACGAACGCAGGCGGTGGTGAGTGGACGCAGGAGCCGACCACGTGAGCGTGACCGACAGAGAGAGCGTGACCGGCCACGGGATGGGCGTCGGGACCGAGAACGAGAGCGTGGCAGAGAACGGGACCGTGAGAGAGAGCGAATTCGAGACCGTGAGAGGGAGAAGGAGAGGGGCCGATACCGAAGATAG
- the LOC127958777 gene encoding YTH domain-containing protein 1 isoform X1, with protein MSADRRDEKDGELNVLEDILTDAPDQDDELYNPESEHDINEKKGSKRKHERRDSQDAKRLRASGHTTRQPLKRATPSSGSKKTSNLGGRHGSEDLYEDRKSHAGRAGASRADLSKGYGEKGLSRSRDSQRRIKPLLPELTEKMQRTSEDSTGRASHSSREEEAHSEEYATGSSVASSEGNCSDVEEEGAMQEEGEEKEGEEEEEEEEEEEEGDEEEEEYELEEEDPRERNEENDYDTRSEASDSQSESVSFSEGESVHSASGSEASGSEKKHEKLSSSVRAVRKDQTSKLKYILREARFFLIKSNNHENVSLAKAKGVWSTLPVNEKKLNAAFRSARSVLLIFSVRESGKFQGFARLSSESQHGGSPIHWVLPAGINAKMLGGVFKIDWICRRELPFTKTAHLSNSWNEHKPVKIGRDGQEIETDCGTQLCMLFPPDESIDLYQVIHKMRHKKGMHSEHRSRGRLPHREPVPRDMGRRRPEEYDMHNRKRPRIDYTPEFPQRPGFMQDPRNPPVDRRFSGVRRDVFLNGSYNDYMREFHHSIGPPPPWQGMVSLTIITEFFCFCCSGYQCVSILILFYPKAPYPGMEHPPQHPYYQHHPPPPQAHPPYSGHHPMPHDARFREKRVVRSFASSLHDYDMRVDDFLRRTQAVVSGRRSRPRERDRQRERDRPRDGRRDRERERGRERDRERERIRDREREKERGRYRR; from the exons ATGTCTGCCGACAGGAGAGATGAGAAAG ATGGGGAACTGAATGTGCTGGAAGACATTTTGACTGATGCTCCTGACCAGGACGATGAGCTCTACAACCCTGAAAGTGAACACGATATTAATGAGAAAAAAG GGTCTAAAAGAAAGCACGAACGAAGAGACAGCCAGGATGCAAAGCGGCTCAGAGCTTCAGGACACACTACCAGACAGCCATTAAAGAGAGCTACCCCTTCTTCTGGATCAAAAAAGACAAGCAATCTCGGAGGAAGACATGGATCAGAAGACCTCTATGAAGATAGAAAGAGCCATGCTGGAAGGGCGGGTGCATCTCGGGCTGATTTATCAAAAGGATATGGTGAAAAGGGCCTGTCCCGCAGCAGAGACTCCCAGAGACGGATCAAGCCCCTGCTCCCTGAGCTGACAGAG AAGATGCAGAGGACTAGTGAGGACAGTACAGGCAGGGCAAGTCACTCCTCCAGAGAGGAAGAGGCTCATTCAGAAGAATATGCAACTGGCAGCTCTGTGGCTTCCTCTGAGGGCAACTGCTCGGATGTTGAAGAGGAAGGAGCCATGCAGGAGGAAGGAGAAGAGaaggaaggagaagaagaagaggaggaggaggaggaagaagaggaaggggatgaagaagaggaggagtaTGAACTGGAGGAGGAGGACCCACGGGAGAGAAATGAAGAGAATGACTACGATACTCGAAGTGAAGCCAGTGATTCCCAGTCTGAGTCTGTGTCCTTCTCGGAGGGAGAGTCTGTGCATTCAGCCTCAGGCTCAGAGGCGTCAG GGTCTGAAAAGAAACATGAGAAACTGTCCTCTTCTGTCAGAGCTGTGAGGAAGG ATCAAACCAGCAAGCTGAAGTATATCCTGAGAGAGGCCAGGTTTTTTCTAATCAAGAGCAACAATCATGAGAACGTCTCCCTGGCTAAAGCAAAG GGTGTTTGGTCCACTTTGCCTGTAAATGAGAAAAAACTCAATGCAGCTTTCCGCTCTGCTCGAAGTGTTTTGCTAATCTTTTCAGTTAGGGAGAGTGGAAAGTTTCAAG gttTTGCTCGACTCTCGTCTGAATCTCAACATGGAGGTTCTCCTATCCACTGGGTTCTACCCGCAGGCATCAATGCCAAGATGCTTGGAGGAGTCTTCAAGATTGACTGGATTTGCAG GCGGGAATTACCTTTCACAAAAACAGCTCACCTCTCCAACTCATGGAATGAGCACAAGCCTGTAAAGATTGGACGTGATGGACAG GAGATCGAAACAGACTGCGGGACACAGCTGTGCATGCTCTTCCCACCTGATGAGAGCATTGACTTGTATCAAGTCATTCACAAAATGCGGCACAAGAAGGGGATGCACTCAGAGCATCGATCTCGGGGCCGACTACCCCACAGAGAGCCTGTCCCTCGGGACATGGGAAG GCGTCGTCCAGAGGAATATGACATGCACAACCGCAAGCGGCCCAGGATTGATTACACACCAGAATTCCCCCAGAGACCAG GTTTTATGCAAGACCCTCGCAATCCACCTGTGGACAg GCGCTTCTCTGGTGTTAGGAGAGATGTGTTCCTCAACGGA TCCTACAATGACTATATGAGAGAATTCCACCACAGCATTGGGCCCCCACCACCATGGCAAGGAATGGTAAGCCTAACCATAATCACTgagtttttctgtttctgttgctCTGGTTATCAATGTGTTTCAATCCTGATACTGTTTTATCCGAAGGCCCCATACCCTGGAATGGAGCATCCTCCCCAGCACCCGTACTACCAGCATCATCCTCCTCCACCCCAGGCCCACCCTCCTTACTCCGGACACCATCCCATGCCCCACGATGCCCGCTTCAGAGAAAAGAGGGTTGTTCGCTCTTTTGCATCCAGTTTG CATGACTATGACATGCGAGTGGATGATTTCCTGAGACGAACGCAGGCGGTGGTGAGTGGACGCAGGAGCCGACCACGTGAGCGTGACCGACAGAGAGAGCGTGACCGGCCACGGGATGGGCGTCGGGACCGAGAACGAGAGCGTGGCAGAGAACGGGACCGTGAGAGAGAGCGAATTCGAGACCGTGAGAGGGAGAAGGAGAGGGGCCGATACCGAAGATAG